Proteins from a genomic interval of Actinoalloteichus hymeniacidonis:
- a CDS encoding GOLPH3/VPS74 family protein produces the protein MQNDLLIVEDLMLLLLDDKTGSPAGAGTLYYTLGGAVLVELALQGRVEAEEGRFSLNGPKINVVGDGPLSDPLLQSAYDKVAEKTQRVQPLLIAIGADLWKVVVERLLERGLIRRETRKVLGLFKTTRLPAEETGYEAALRQRVCDVLEDGAPADAHLAAVIGLVSASGTLPTLDPAPKWSGKVHDRAKEFEQGNWGSEAVNAAVMRTAAAIAASSAAIAVSVAGSTS, from the coding sequence ATGCAGAATGATTTGTTGATCGTCGAAGATCTGATGTTGCTGCTGCTCGACGATAAGACCGGCAGCCCGGCGGGCGCGGGCACCCTGTATTACACCCTCGGCGGTGCCGTATTGGTCGAGCTCGCATTGCAGGGCAGGGTCGAGGCGGAGGAAGGCCGTTTCTCCCTGAATGGTCCCAAGATCAATGTGGTCGGGGACGGCCCGCTCTCGGACCCGTTGTTGCAGTCGGCCTATGACAAGGTCGCCGAGAAGACTCAGCGAGTCCAGCCGTTGCTCATCGCGATCGGCGCCGACCTCTGGAAGGTCGTCGTCGAGCGACTCCTCGAACGTGGTCTCATCCGGCGGGAGACCAGGAAGGTGCTGGGCCTGTTCAAGACCACCAGGCTGCCCGCCGAGGAGACCGGGTACGAGGCAGCACTTCGACAGCGGGTCTGCGATGTCCTGGAGGACGGCGCGCCCGCTGATGCGCACCTCGCGGCGGTGATCGGGCTGGTCTCGGCCAGCGGCACCCTCCCGACCCTCGACCCGGCACCGAAGTGGTCGGGCAAGGTCCACGACCGCGCCAAGGAGTTCGAGCAGGGCAACTGGGGGTCCGAGGCAGTCAACGCCGCCGTGATGCGCACGGCCGCCGCGATCGCCGCGTCGAGTGCCGCGATCGCCGTCAGCGTGGCAGGCAGCACCTCGTAA
- the pyrE gene encoding orotate phosphoribosyltransferase, with amino-acid sequence MGSESSSQVTGGTPPIDDAAKRELATLVSELAVVRGKVVLSSGAEADYYIDLRRVTLHHAAAPLIGRLLTQLTADWDYVAVGGLTLGADPLAMSLLHQAAATDNPLDAFVVRKATKQHGMQRRIEGPDVAGRRVLAVEDTSTTGGSVLTAVEALREAGAEVVGVVTVVDRNTGARERIEAEGLPYRYLLGLADLGLS; translated from the coding sequence GTGGGAAGCGAATCGAGTTCTCAGGTAACCGGGGGCACGCCTCCGATCGACGATGCGGCCAAGCGCGAGTTGGCCACGCTGGTCTCGGAACTGGCTGTGGTGCGCGGCAAGGTGGTGTTGTCCTCCGGCGCCGAGGCCGACTACTACATCGACCTGCGGCGGGTGACGCTGCATCACGCGGCGGCGCCGCTGATCGGTCGCCTGTTGACCCAGCTCACCGCCGACTGGGATTACGTGGCCGTCGGCGGTCTCACCCTCGGCGCGGACCCGCTGGCGATGTCGCTGCTGCATCAGGCTGCGGCCACCGATAACCCCTTGGATGCCTTCGTGGTGCGCAAGGCCACCAAGCAACATGGCATGCAGCGCCGCATCGAGGGCCCGGACGTCGCAGGCAGGCGGGTGCTGGCCGTCGAGGACACCTCGACGACGGGTGGCAGCGTGCTCACCGCGGTGGAAGCCCTGCGCGAGGCGGGCGCCGAGGTGGTGGGCGTGGTGACCGTCGTCGATCGGAACACCGGCGCCCGCGAGCGAATCGAGGCCGAGGGCCTGCCGTATCGCTATCTGCTGGGGCTCGCGGATCTCGGCCTGAGCTGA
- a CDS encoding zinc-binding dehydrogenase: MSTTRWASDRHLDALRRLGANEILDRRAVRPVELPSYDVVVDAVGTELAAYRRLAARTVTIAFPSPAVLADIAASRVFGSRRIRTFSGRIRAELRPVVAGSFPLEETAAHRRLETGGNLGKLVIRTG, encoded by the coding sequence ATGTCCACCACCCGATGGGCGAGCGATCGCCATCTCGACGCGCTTCGCCGGCTCGGCGCGAACGAGATCCTGGACCGGCGGGCGGTCCGACCAGTCGAGCTGCCTTCCTACGACGTGGTGGTGGATGCGGTCGGCACCGAGCTCGCCGCTTACCGCAGACTGGCCGCGCGCACGGTGACCATCGCCTTCCCCTCACCCGCGGTCCTGGCGGACATCGCGGCGTCGAGGGTCTTCGGCTCTCGTCGTATCCGGACATTCAGCGGTCGAATCCGCGCGGAGCTCAGGCCGGTGGTGGCGGGCAGCTTCCCGTTGGAAGAGACAGCGGCGCACCGCAGGCTGGAAACCGGCGGCAACCTGGGCAAACTCGTGATTCGGACGGGCTGA
- a CDS encoding SLC13 family permease: MGLALGPVFFLAALFLLPDSLPQAGKATAAIALLMAIWWMTEAIPIPATALLPLVLFPVLNVAPLADVAPPYANDIIFLFMGGFMLALAMQRWNLHKRIALRTVLAVGTSPKMLVAGFMIATGFVSMWVSNTATAVMMLPIGLSVLGLVKQLGDGKGDPNFATALMLGIAYASSIGSLGTIIGTPPNTLMVGYLADNHDIHIGFGQWMLFGVPIAVVFLFLAWLVLTRFIYPPRLKTLPGGRELISEQLAELGPLSRGEKLTLAVFVFAALSWISVPLLADVESIAAAAPWLANISDGVIAMVVAVLLFLLPVEPKKRTSVLDWDTAKELPWGVLLLFGGGLSLSGQFTSSGLSEWIGERVTALGALPLVLLIASVALLVLFLTELTSNTATAATFLPILGGVAIGLGMDPMLLAIPVALAATCAFMLPVATPPNAIAYGSGYVTINQMVKAGVWLNMIALVLITIAMYALAGLVFGLTL; this comes from the coding sequence ATCGGCCTGGCGCTGGGCCCGGTGTTCTTTCTCGCCGCGTTGTTCCTGCTACCCGACTCGTTGCCGCAGGCGGGCAAGGCGACAGCGGCCATCGCCCTGCTGATGGCGATCTGGTGGATGACCGAGGCGATCCCGATCCCGGCGACCGCGCTGCTGCCGCTGGTGTTGTTCCCGGTGCTGAATGTCGCGCCACTCGCCGACGTCGCGCCCCCGTATGCCAACGACATCATCTTCCTGTTCATGGGCGGCTTCATGCTCGCGCTGGCCATGCAACGGTGGAACCTGCACAAACGCATCGCGCTGCGCACGGTGTTGGCCGTGGGAACCAGCCCGAAGATGCTGGTGGCGGGCTTCATGATCGCAACCGGCTTCGTCAGCATGTGGGTGAGCAACACCGCGACGGCCGTGATGATGCTGCCGATCGGTCTGTCGGTGCTCGGCTTGGTCAAGCAGCTCGGCGACGGCAAGGGCGACCCGAACTTCGCCACCGCCCTGATGTTGGGCATCGCCTATGCGTCGTCCATCGGTTCGCTGGGCACCATCATCGGCACCCCGCCGAACACCCTGATGGTCGGCTATCTCGCGGACAACCACGACATCCACATCGGCTTCGGCCAGTGGATGCTCTTCGGCGTCCCGATCGCGGTGGTGTTCCTCTTCCTCGCGTGGTTGGTGCTGACCCGGTTCATCTACCCACCACGGCTCAAGACGCTGCCCGGCGGACGCGAGTTGATCTCGGAACAGCTGGCCGAGCTCGGCCCGCTCAGCCGGGGCGAGAAGCTCACGCTGGCGGTATTCGTCTTCGCCGCGCTGTCCTGGATCAGCGTGCCGCTGCTGGCCGATGTCGAGAGCATCGCCGCTGCGGCACCGTGGCTGGCGAACATCAGTGACGGCGTGATCGCGATGGTGGTGGCCGTGCTGCTGTTCCTGCTGCCGGTCGAGCCCAAGAAGCGCACCTCGGTGCTGGACTGGGACACGGCCAAGGAGCTGCCCTGGGGCGTGTTGCTGCTGTTCGGTGGCGGCCTCAGCCTGTCGGGCCAGTTCACCAGCAGCGGCCTGAGCGAATGGATCGGCGAGCGGGTGACCGCCCTGGGCGCGCTGCCACTGGTGCTGCTGATCGCCTCGGTCGCGCTGTTGGTGCTGTTCCTGACCGAGTTGACGAGCAATACCGCGACGGCCGCCACCTTCCTGCCCATCCTGGGCGGGGTGGCGATCGGACTCGGGATGGACCCGATGTTGCTGGCCATTCCGGTGGCGTTGGCCGCGACCTGCGCCTTCATGTTGCCGGTGGCCACTCCCCCGAATGCGATCGCCTACGGTTCCGGCTACGTGACCATCAATCAGATGGTCAAGGCAGGCGTCTGGCTGAACATGATCGCGCTGGTGCTGATCACCATTGCGATGTACGCCTTGGCCGGTCTCGTCTTCGGGCTGACGCTCTAG
- a CDS encoding SDR family NAD(P)-dependent oxidoreductase, whose product MTTALITGATAGIGRSFARRLAAEGHDLVLVARTTERLTELAGILRERHGIEVEVLTADLAAEADRRRVAERLRDEAEPVDLLVNNAGFTQPEGFLAQDADQLRAQLDVNVTAVLELSHAALNSMLPRNRGAVINVSSVAGFFPGRGSTYTADKSWVTMFTEGLAQTTANSAVRVLVLCPGFTRTEFHDRAGIDMGGIPGPLYLDADRVVNDCLRDLREGRVLSVPSLPYKVITTLAGLLPRALVRRLATRVNARDN is encoded by the coding sequence ATGACCACGGCTCTCATCACCGGCGCCACTGCTGGAATCGGTCGCTCGTTCGCGCGGCGGCTGGCGGCCGAGGGGCATGATCTCGTCCTGGTGGCCCGCACCACCGAGCGGCTGACCGAGCTGGCGGGGATCCTGCGCGAGCGGCACGGCATCGAGGTCGAGGTCCTGACCGCCGATCTGGCTGCCGAGGCCGATCGCAGGCGGGTGGCCGAGCGGCTGCGGGACGAGGCCGAGCCGGTGGACCTACTGGTCAACAACGCCGGATTCACCCAGCCCGAGGGTTTCCTGGCGCAGGACGCCGATCAGCTGCGCGCGCAACTCGACGTCAATGTCACCGCCGTACTCGAACTCAGCCATGCGGCGTTGAATTCGATGCTGCCCCGCAATCGCGGCGCGGTGATCAACGTGTCCAGCGTGGCGGGCTTCTTCCCCGGCCGTGGTTCCACCTACACCGCAGACAAGTCGTGGGTGACGATGTTCACCGAGGGGCTGGCTCAGACGACGGCGAACAGCGCCGTGCGGGTGCTCGTCCTGTGCCCCGGATTCACCAGAACCGAATTCCACGATCGGGCAGGCATCGACATGGGCGGCATTCCCGGCCCGCTCTACCTGGACGCCGACCGCGTCGTGAACGACTGTCTGCGCGATCTGCGGGAGGGCCGAGTGCTCTCTGTCCCGAGCCTGCCGTACAAGGTGATCACCACCCTGGCCGGCCTGTTGCCTCGGGCGCTCGTTCGTCGCCTCGCGACGAGGGTCAACGCGCGCGACAACTGA
- a CDS encoding HAD domain-containing protein: MTDLGRRPLLFLDVDGPLIPFGADPPEYPTFRAHGESETNPLLQRIDPEHGPRLTALGCELVWATTWLADANDSIAPRLGLPALAVVDWPEPSEIETRDARAGLHWKTRVLVEFAAGRPFIWVDDELTDTDRIWVAAHHPTPALLHRVDPRHGITAADYTALTAWSRQTSRSLPPFD; encoded by the coding sequence GTGACCGATCTCGGGCGCCGCCCGCTGCTCTTCCTCGATGTCGACGGACCGCTCATCCCCTTCGGGGCGGATCCGCCGGAGTATCCGACCTTTCGGGCGCACGGGGAATCCGAGACGAATCCGCTGTTGCAACGCATCGATCCCGAGCATGGACCTCGGCTGACGGCGTTGGGCTGCGAACTGGTCTGGGCGACGACCTGGCTGGCCGACGCCAACGATTCGATCGCACCACGGCTCGGCCTGCCCGCGCTGGCGGTCGTCGACTGGCCGGAACCCTCCGAGATCGAGACACGGGACGCGCGGGCCGGGCTGCACTGGAAGACCCGTGTCCTGGTCGAGTTCGCGGCGGGACGGCCGTTCATCTGGGTCGACGACGAGCTCACCGACACCGACCGAATCTGGGTGGCGGCACACCACCCGACGCCCGCCCTGCTCCACCGCGTCGACCCACGGCATGGCATCACCGCCGCCGATTACACCGCCCTCACGGCCTGGTCGCGTCAGACCTCTCGATCGCTGCCGCCCTTCGATTGA
- a CDS encoding alpha/beta hydrolase yields the protein MRRSVLTVVTAAVVTSLTPMGAAAATPGSLEWGDCPEGVASPGLECTTLDVPLDYRDPHGEQIEIAISRLASKNPEQRRGVLLTNAGGPGGESLIFPAAIEGLDAPQEVLDSYDIIGFDPRGVGHSTPVTCGSAEGHFTNIPLYAPDEATVDAQAEASATVAEACGSSESAALLPHITTANTARDMDRIRAALGESTVSYFGVSYGTYLGSVYTTMFPERSDRFLLDSATGPGGWDAEFSRLFGRGVEDRFPDFAQYLAEHPEYGFGSTPEEVEAKYLELAARLDETPSPEGYNGQLLRQVVFANLYYDSELPYLAEILQAFDTGQPIPEPAAQTAATDPAIPADNYLASQLHVICNDSDWPESIDTYKQNVEEDRIKYPKFGAAGANITPCAFWPSEPIEPPVEITDEGPSNVLILHNLRDPATPLVGAQKLSDAFGDRARMITADQGGHLAYLWLDNPCANDLTTDFLVHGERPKQDVACGPA from the coding sequence ATGCGGAGATCTGTCCTGACAGTCGTCACCGCGGCCGTGGTGACGTCGTTGACCCCGATGGGCGCGGCGGCGGCGACACCGGGAAGCCTGGAATGGGGTGATTGCCCGGAAGGCGTCGCCAGCCCCGGCTTGGAGTGCACCACACTCGATGTCCCGCTCGACTACCGCGATCCACACGGCGAGCAGATCGAGATCGCGATCTCCAGGCTGGCCAGCAAGAACCCGGAGCAGCGTCGGGGCGTGCTGTTGACCAACGCAGGCGGTCCCGGCGGTGAGAGCCTCATCTTCCCCGCCGCGATCGAGGGTCTCGACGCCCCGCAGGAGGTGCTGGACTCCTACGACATCATCGGATTCGACCCGCGCGGCGTCGGCCACAGCACCCCGGTGACCTGCGGTTCGGCGGAGGGTCACTTCACCAACATCCCGCTGTACGCACCGGACGAGGCCACCGTCGACGCCCAGGCCGAGGCCTCAGCCACGGTCGCCGAAGCCTGCGGGTCCTCGGAGTCGGCGGCGCTGCTGCCGCACATCACCACGGCGAACACGGCACGCGACATGGATCGGATCCGGGCCGCACTGGGCGAGTCGACGGTGTCCTACTTCGGCGTCTCCTACGGCACCTACCTGGGATCGGTCTACACGACGATGTTCCCGGAGCGCAGCGACCGTTTCCTGCTCGACAGCGCGACCGGCCCCGGCGGCTGGGATGCCGAGTTCTCCCGGCTGTTCGGTCGAGGCGTCGAGGACCGGTTCCCGGACTTCGCGCAGTACCTCGCGGAGCACCCCGAATACGGGTTCGGTTCGACCCCCGAGGAGGTCGAGGCGAAGTACCTCGAATTAGCCGCGCGGTTGGACGAGACGCCGAGCCCCGAGGGCTATAACGGCCAGCTGCTCCGGCAGGTGGTGTTCGCCAACCTGTACTACGACAGCGAGTTGCCGTATCTGGCCGAGATCCTGCAGGCGTTCGACACCGGGCAGCCGATCCCCGAGCCCGCAGCGCAGACCGCTGCCACCGACCCGGCCATCCCGGCGGACAACTACCTGGCCAGCCAACTGCACGTGATCTGCAACGACTCCGATTGGCCCGAGTCGATCGACACCTACAAGCAGAACGTCGAGGAGGATCGGATCAAGTACCCGAAGTTCGGCGCGGCGGGCGCCAACATCACGCCGTGCGCGTTCTGGCCGTCCGAGCCGATCGAACCGCCGGTGGAGATCACCGACGAGGGGCCGTCGAACGTCCTGATCCTGCATAACCTCCGCGACCCGGCGACGCCGCTGGTGGGCGCGCAGAAGTTGAGCGACGCCTTCGGCGATCGAGCCAGGATGATCACTGCGGATCAAGGCGGGCACCTGGCCTACCTGTGGCTGGACAATCCCTGCGCCAACGATCTGACGACCGACTTCCTGGTTCACGGCGAGCGGCCGAAGCAGGACGTGGCCTGCGGACCTGCCTGA
- the clpB gene encoding ATP-dependent chaperone ClpB has translation MDAFNPTTKVQQAISSAAQAATVAGNPNVAPAHLLGALLSQGDGVATPLLAAVGADAATLRSGLDRLSAALPSAVGATVNAPQFDTDAVKTMTHAQRLATEMGDEYVSTEHLLVGLAVAGGRVADLLREQGATPEALREAFSQVRGSARITSPDPEGSFLALEKYGVDLTDRARRGELDPVIGRDAEIRRVVQVLSRRTKNNPVLIGEPGVGKTAIVEGLAQRIVAGDVPESLRGKRVVSLDLGSMVAGAKYRGEFEERLKAVLKEITDSAGQVVTFIDELHTIVGAGATGEGAMDAGNMIKPMLARGELRMVGATTLDEYRGHIETDAALERRFQQVLVGEPTEEDTIAILRGLKERYEVHHGVRITDGALVAASTLSSRYITARFLPDKAIDLVDEAASRLRMEIDSRPVEIDEVERAVRRLEIEEMALAKEDDPASMARLANLRQELAERRELLAGLTARWQHEKGSIDKTRDLKEQLEQLRGESERAERDGDLGRAAELRYGRIPALEKELAAAAEAGAATQEMLKEEVTPDDVADVVSAWTGIPAGRLLEGETTKLLRMEEMLGGRVVGQPEAVRAVSDAVRRARAGVADPDRPTGSFLFLGPTGVGKTELAKALAEFLFDDERAMIRIDMSEYAEKHSVARLVGAPPGYVGYDQGGQLTESVRRRPYSVVLLDEVEKAHPDVFDVLLQVLDDGRLTDGQGRTVDFRNTILVLTSNLGSQVITDLSLSDRDRRDAVLAQVRSRFKPEFINRLDDLVVFQSLATEELTGIVDIQIERLARRLAQRRLELVVSDAAKEWLALNGFDPVYGARPLRRLIQSAIGDQLAKKLLAGEIQDGDRAQVDLDADGGELRVVRAAASTA, from the coding sequence ATGGACGCTTTCAACCCGACCACGAAGGTGCAACAGGCGATCTCGTCGGCGGCCCAGGCCGCGACGGTGGCGGGCAATCCCAATGTCGCCCCCGCCCACCTGCTCGGCGCGCTGCTCTCCCAGGGCGATGGGGTGGCGACGCCGTTGTTGGCCGCAGTCGGGGCCGACGCGGCCACGCTGCGCAGCGGTCTCGACCGGCTGAGCGCCGCACTGCCCTCCGCGGTGGGCGCCACGGTGAATGCCCCGCAGTTCGACACCGACGCCGTCAAGACCATGACGCACGCCCAACGGCTGGCCACCGAGATGGGCGACGAGTACGTCTCCACCGAGCACCTGCTGGTCGGGCTGGCGGTGGCGGGCGGCCGGGTCGCCGATCTGCTGCGGGAACAGGGCGCCACCCCGGAGGCACTGCGCGAGGCGTTCAGCCAGGTGCGCGGCTCGGCCCGGATCACCAGTCCCGATCCGGAGGGCAGTTTCCTCGCCCTGGAGAAGTACGGGGTCGATCTCACCGACCGGGCCCGACGCGGCGAACTCGATCCCGTGATCGGCCGCGATGCCGAGATCCGGCGAGTGGTGCAGGTGTTGTCCCGGCGCACCAAGAACAACCCGGTGCTCATCGGCGAACCCGGAGTCGGCAAGACCGCCATCGTGGAGGGGCTCGCGCAACGGATCGTCGCGGGCGATGTGCCGGAGTCGTTGCGTGGCAAGCGGGTCGTCTCGCTGGACCTCGGCTCGATGGTCGCCGGGGCGAAGTACCGAGGCGAGTTCGAGGAACGGCTCAAGGCGGTATTGAAGGAGATCACCGATTCGGCGGGGCAGGTGGTCACCTTCATCGACGAGCTGCACACGATCGTCGGTGCGGGCGCCACCGGCGAGGGCGCGATGGACGCGGGCAACATGATCAAGCCGATGCTGGCCAGGGGCGAGCTGCGGATGGTCGGCGCCACCACCCTGGACGAGTATCGGGGTCACATCGAGACGGATGCGGCGCTGGAACGGCGTTTCCAGCAGGTCCTCGTCGGCGAGCCGACGGAGGAGGACACGATCGCGATCCTGCGTGGGCTCAAGGAGCGCTACGAGGTCCATCACGGCGTGCGGATCACCGATGGCGCGTTGGTCGCGGCCTCCACCCTCTCCAGCCGCTACATCACCGCGCGATTCCTTCCGGACAAGGCGATCGACCTGGTCGACGAGGCCGCCTCCCGACTGCGGATGGAGATCGACTCCCGGCCCGTCGAGATCGACGAGGTCGAACGTGCGGTGCGTCGCCTGGAGATCGAGGAGATGGCGCTGGCCAAGGAGGACGACCCGGCGTCGATGGCCCGCTTGGCCAACCTGCGTCAGGAGCTCGCCGAGCGCCGAGAACTGCTGGCCGGGCTGACCGCCCGCTGGCAGCACGAGAAGGGCTCCATCGATAAGACCAGGGACCTCAAGGAGCAGCTCGAACAGCTGCGTGGCGAGTCGGAGCGGGCGGAGCGCGACGGCGACCTCGGCCGGGCCGCCGAGTTGCGCTACGGCCGGATTCCCGCGTTGGAGAAGGAACTGGCCGCCGCCGCCGAGGCGGGTGCCGCCACCCAGGAGATGCTGAAGGAGGAGGTCACGCCGGACGACGTCGCCGACGTGGTCAGCGCCTGGACCGGTATCCCGGCGGGCAGGCTGCTGGAGGGCGAGACGACGAAGCTGCTGCGGATGGAGGAGATGCTGGGCGGTCGGGTCGTCGGCCAGCCCGAGGCAGTGCGCGCGGTCTCCGATGCCGTGCGGCGGGCCAGGGCGGGCGTCGCCGACCCGGATCGACCGACCGGCTCCTTCCTGTTCCTCGGCCCCACCGGTGTCGGTAAGACCGAGTTGGCCAAGGCATTGGCGGAGTTCCTCTTCGACGACGAGCGCGCCATGATCCGCATCGACATGAGCGAGTACGCCGAGAAGCACTCGGTGGCCCGACTCGTCGGTGCGCCACCCGGATACGTCGGCTACGACCAGGGCGGCCAGCTCACCGAGTCGGTACGCAGGCGCCCCTATTCGGTGGTGCTGCTCGACGAGGTCGAGAAGGCGCACCCGGATGTCTTCGATGTGCTGCTCCAGGTGTTGGACGACGGCAGGCTCACCGATGGGCAGGGCCGCACGGTCGACTTCCGCAACACCATCCTGGTGCTCACCTCGAATCTCGGTTCCCAGGTCATCACCGACCTGTCGCTGAGCGATCGCGATCGGCGGGATGCGGTGTTGGCGCAGGTCCGCAGCCGATTCAAGCCCGAGTTCATCAATCGGCTGGACGACCTGGTCGTCTTCCAATCGCTGGCCACCGAGGAATTGACGGGCATCGTCGACATCCAGATCGAGCGCTTGGCGCGCAGGCTGGCCCAGCGCAGGCTGGAGCTGGTGGTCAGCGATGCGGCGAAGGAATGGCTGGCCCTCAACGGATTCGACCCGGTCTACGGCGCGCGCCCGTTGCGCAGGCTGATCCAATCGGCGATCGGCGATCAGCTGGCGAAGAAGCTGCTTGCGGGTGAGATCCAGGACGGCGATCGCGCGCAGGTCGATCTCGACGCGGACGGCGGCGAGCTGCGCGTGGTGCGGGCGGCGGCGTCGACGGCCTGA
- a CDS encoding alpha/beta hydrolase — translation MKQKSHVGRSMTLLAALGVAGALVGVPAATAEQENQAVPPPAAGLEWGECPEGVEVAPKQLQCATVPVPLDYNDPDGEQIEIMISKLPSLNPDKRRGVLLTNPGGPGGTGLDQPRFLADQGIPASVLDSYDIIGMDTRGVGHSTPVGCGFTIDGEYRMNIPPYAVDEAAVDERAGVVERAAEQCLTSDDSAHLRQISTANMARDLDQIRAALGEEKASFLGYSYGSGLGAAYASMFPETTDRVVLDSNIGDTHLNEEGLRRYGQGMEQTFPDFANWAAARHEAYGLGSTPEEVRETYFSLAESLDENPVETIDGVLFRQATFGSLYNERSYASLAQIWQSLKVGDVASAETMLAETAPEVTAIDNALTVFLATTCNDVEWSEDVQTYKDNVAADREEFPLFGAAAANILPCAYWDAPLEEPVQVNTDGPENVLVLQNDRDPVTPIDGGKSINEKFGDRSKLVSVDGSGHGVYVLGGNACALNITTKFLLDGTMPDQDVACEAS, via the coding sequence GTGAAGCAGAAATCTCACGTCGGCCGAAGTATGACGTTGTTGGCCGCGCTCGGCGTTGCCGGCGCGTTGGTCGGGGTGCCTGCCGCGACCGCCGAGCAGGAGAACCAGGCCGTGCCGCCGCCTGCGGCCGGGCTGGAGTGGGGCGAATGCCCCGAGGGTGTCGAGGTGGCGCCGAAGCAGTTGCAGTGCGCCACCGTGCCGGTGCCGCTGGACTACAACGATCCCGACGGTGAGCAGATCGAGATCATGATCTCGAAGCTGCCGAGCCTGAACCCGGACAAGCGACGCGGTGTGCTGCTGACCAACCCGGGTGGCCCGGGCGGTACCGGCTTGGACCAGCCGAGGTTCCTCGCGGACCAGGGCATTCCGGCCAGCGTCCTGGACAGCTACGACATCATCGGGATGGACACCAGGGGCGTCGGACACTCCACGCCGGTGGGCTGTGGGTTCACCATCGACGGCGAGTACCGCATGAACATCCCGCCGTACGCGGTCGACGAGGCTGCGGTAGACGAGCGAGCGGGAGTCGTCGAGCGGGCCGCCGAGCAGTGCTTGACCAGCGACGACAGCGCTCACCTGCGGCAGATCTCGACGGCGAACATGGCCCGCGACCTGGACCAGATCCGGGCCGCCCTCGGCGAGGAGAAGGCCAGCTTCCTCGGGTACTCCTACGGCAGCGGGCTGGGTGCCGCCTACGCCTCGATGTTCCCGGAGACGACCGACCGCGTGGTACTCGACAGCAACATCGGTGACACCCACCTCAACGAGGAAGGACTCCGCCGCTACGGCCAGGGCATGGAGCAGACCTTCCCGGACTTCGCGAACTGGGCCGCCGCGCGGCACGAGGCCTACGGCTTGGGCAGCACGCCGGAGGAGGTACGGGAGACCTACTTCAGCCTGGCCGAAAGTCTCGATGAGAACCCAGTCGAGACCATCGACGGCGTTCTCTTCCGTCAGGCCACCTTCGGTTCGCTCTACAACGAGCGGTCCTACGCTTCCTTGGCACAGATCTGGCAGTCGCTGAAGGTCGGGGATGTGGCCTCGGCGGAGACCATGCTGGCGGAAACCGCGCCCGAGGTCACCGCCATCGACAACGCCTTGACGGTCTTCCTCGCCACGACCTGCAACGACGTCGAGTGGTCCGAGGACGTCCAGACCTACAAGGACAACGTCGCCGCCGACCGCGAGGAGTTCCCGCTCTTTGGGGCAGCCGCCGCCAACATCCTGCCCTGCGCCTACTGGGATGCACCCCTCGAGGAGCCGGTGCAGGTCAACACCGACGGCCCGGAGAACGTCCTCGTCCTGCAGAACGACCGCGACCCGGTCACGCCGATCGACGGCGGCAAGTCGATCAATGAGAAGTTCGGCGACCGCTCCAAGCTGGTGAGCGTCGACGGCAGCGGACACGGGGTCTACGTCCTGGGCGGCAACGCCTGCGCACTGAACATCACTACGAAGTTCCTGCTCGACGGAACCATGCCCGATCAGGACGTGGCCTGCGAGGCATCCTGA